A region of Paenibacillus sp. JNUCC-31 DNA encodes the following proteins:
- a CDS encoding ABC transporter ATP-binding protein, with translation MDNVQPPVLQINGLSGGYSAKRPVLHGINLEVGRGEMVGLIGLNGAGKSTTMKHILGLMTPQQGEVRVMGKKRDEDPQVYQSAMAFVPESPELYDEMTVMEHLEFTARAYGVSEADFKKRTEKLLDLFRMNEKSTSLSTHLSKGMRQKVMIMCAFVAGPPLYIIDEPFLGLDPLGIRSLLDFMLEMKASGSSILLSSHILSTIENYCDRFIVLHRGQVIAQGTLNELRLQFGESNATLEHMFYSLVQGRD, from the coding sequence ATGGATAACGTTCAACCACCCGTATTGCAAATCAACGGGCTAAGCGGAGGATACAGTGCCAAGCGGCCGGTCCTCCACGGCATCAATCTGGAAGTTGGACGCGGAGAGATGGTCGGACTGATCGGATTAAACGGTGCAGGCAAAAGTACCACGATGAAGCATATTCTAGGCTTGATGACCCCTCAGCAGGGCGAAGTACGGGTTATGGGCAAGAAGCGGGATGAAGATCCGCAGGTATATCAATCCGCCATGGCTTTTGTACCGGAATCTCCCGAGCTATATGACGAGATGACGGTGATGGAGCATCTAGAGTTTACGGCCAGAGCGTATGGGGTTTCGGAGGCAGATTTCAAAAAGCGCACAGAGAAGCTGCTGGACTTGTTCCGCATGAATGAGAAGAGTACAAGTCTGTCGACCCATCTGTCCAAGGGTATGCGGCAAAAAGTCATGATTATGTGTGCCTTCGTGGCGGGTCCGCCACTGTACATCATTGATGAGCCTTTCCTGGGTCTTGACCCGTTGGGCATTCGCTCACTGCTAGATTTTATGCTCGAAATGAAGGCTTCGGGATCTTCCATTCTGCTGAGTTCACATATTCTGTCCACGATTGAAAATTACTGTGACCGTTTTATTGTTCTGCATCGCGGGCAGGTCATTGCACAGGGAACGCTGAATGAGCTGCGTCTTCAATTCGGGGAATCGAATGCCACGTTGGAGCACATGTTCTATTCCCTTGTACAGGGCAGGGATTAA
- a CDS encoding DEAD/DEAH box helicase codes for MTNQTFASIGVEQDLEALLAKHGINEPSPVQAQTIPVILEGRDVVSKSQTGTGKTLAYLLPLLQSIKSDVKGTQKLIIAPTQELAMQIVREAQRYGEERKIGVLGLIGGAAVKRQVEKLREHPELVVGTPGRLKELITLKKLKMHNVSTIVIDEADQVFQLGGVSDVDFVLRSALRDRQLIFLSATIDEHTAGLAKREMKEPVQIGIEPDRATAAGLEHFYFVEENRNKIDMLRRLVRQYNPDRAIVFVNATEDIGEVEAKMNHLGFSAAALYGDADKVTRSNVLSAFRNGKLQLLIASEVAARGLDIEGLPMVINYDPAFDSEHYVHRAGRTGRMGRSGIVLSIVDETQIFIMRKFARELGIELPERVLFGGKVLEADPRPDTRPEGHSFSRKPGQSRDRKPGQASRNGGARAAVSNQRPAGGKPAGNAGRTERDQDRKNKGAPKWSKGKEPRSEE; via the coding sequence ATGACGAATCAAACATTTGCTTCAATTGGCGTAGAACAGGATCTTGAGGCTTTACTCGCCAAACATGGCATCAACGAACCTTCACCGGTACAGGCACAGACGATCCCGGTTATTTTGGAAGGCCGCGACGTGGTTTCAAAATCTCAGACGGGAACAGGCAAGACACTCGCCTATTTGCTGCCACTGCTGCAATCGATCAAGAGTGACGTGAAAGGGACACAGAAGCTCATCATAGCGCCTACACAAGAGCTGGCAATGCAGATTGTACGTGAGGCACAACGGTATGGAGAAGAACGGAAAATCGGTGTGCTTGGTCTAATTGGCGGCGCAGCGGTAAAACGTCAGGTCGAGAAACTTCGTGAACATCCGGAACTGGTTGTGGGAACGCCAGGGCGACTGAAGGAATTGATCACGCTGAAAAAGTTGAAAATGCATAACGTCTCCACGATCGTTATTGATGAAGCAGACCAGGTGTTCCAACTCGGCGGTGTGAGCGATGTGGACTTTGTATTGCGCAGTGCGCTGCGCGACCGTCAGCTGATTTTCCTGTCGGCCACAATTGATGAACATACCGCTGGACTCGCGAAGCGGGAGATGAAAGAGCCGGTACAGATCGGAATTGAACCCGACCGGGCAACCGCGGCGGGACTTGAGCATTTTTATTTTGTGGAAGAAAACCGTAACAAAATCGATATGCTGCGTCGTCTGGTCAGACAGTATAACCCCGATCGCGCCATTGTCTTTGTGAATGCTACCGAGGATATTGGCGAGGTTGAAGCGAAAATGAATCATCTTGGCTTCTCCGCAGCTGCGCTGTATGGAGATGCTGACAAGGTGACCCGCAGCAATGTGCTATCCGCTTTCCGCAATGGCAAACTGCAACTGTTGATCGCGAGCGAGGTTGCAGCCAGAGGACTGGATATTGAAGGTTTGCCGATGGTTATTAACTATGACCCTGCATTTGATTCGGAACACTATGTCCACCGCGCAGGCAGAACAGGTCGCATGGGTCGCAGCGGTATCGTGTTGTCGATTGTGGATGAAACGCAAATTTTCATTATGCGCAAGTTTGCGCGGGAGCTTGGAATCGAATTGCCGGAACGTGTATTGTTCGGGGGTAAAGTGCTGGAGGCTGATCCGCGTCCGGATACGCGGCCTGAAGGGCATTCTTTCTCCAGAAAACCAGGGCAGTCCCGGGATCGTAAACCTGGTCAGGCCAGCCGCAATGGCGGCGCCAGAGCCGCTGTTTCGAATCAACGCCCGGCGGGCGGCAAGCCAGCTGGCAATGCAGGCAGAACGGAACGGGACCAGGATCGCAAGAACAAGGGCGCTCCCAAATGGAGCAAAGGCAAAGAGCCACGCTCTGAAGAATAA
- a CDS encoding SDR family NAD(P)-dependent oxidoreductase has product MLKDQIVFITGASSGIGALCAQLLIEEGAIPILAARSRDKLEEIGASLKGQHELLTLDVTNDEQVQAAMNAMLQKYGRIDILLNNAGYGKFATMTDMSVQEFDEMMDVNYMGVVRCTKAVLPQMLERGRGQIVNVASMAGKIGTAKSASYTATKHAVLGFSNALRQELRKTGVTVTTINPGPIDTPFFHRADPSGNYVNNVRWMMLKPEEVAGHMIRAMKKRKEEVNLPRLASAGVWLYQLFPRLADKLSHGVMNQK; this is encoded by the coding sequence ATGCTGAAAGATCAGATTGTTTTTATCACAGGTGCGTCGAGCGGCATCGGTGCGCTCTGTGCGCAGCTGTTGATCGAAGAAGGAGCCATTCCGATTCTCGCTGCCCGTTCGCGGGACAAGCTGGAAGAGATTGGTGCCTCGCTGAAAGGGCAGCATGAACTGCTTACGTTGGATGTCACGAATGACGAGCAGGTTCAGGCAGCCATGAATGCGATGTTGCAAAAGTACGGACGAATCGATATTCTGCTGAATAATGCGGGCTACGGCAAGTTTGCGACCATGACGGATATGTCTGTGCAGGAATTCGATGAGATGATGGACGTCAATTACATGGGTGTTGTTCGCTGCACGAAGGCTGTGTTGCCACAGATGTTGGAACGTGGCAGGGGACAAATCGTAAACGTGGCTTCCATGGCTGGCAAAATCGGAACTGCCAAATCCGCTTCATACACGGCGACCAAACATGCCGTATTAGGTTTCAGCAATGCCCTGCGCCAGGAGCTGCGCAAGACCGGAGTCACGGTAACGACCATTAACCCCGGACCCATCGATACGCCGTTTTTTCATCGGGCGGATCCCTCTGGCAACTATGTGAATAATGTACGCTGGATGATGCTGAAGCCGGAAGAGGTGGCGGGGCATATGATCCGGGCGATGAAGAAGCGCAAGGAAGAAGTGAATCTGCCCAGACTGGCTTCGGCTGGAGTGTGGCTGTATCAACTATTTCCGCGTCTCGCTGACAAGTTGTCGCACGGTGTAATGAATCAGAAGTAA
- a CDS encoding chemotaxis protein CheX, producing the protein MKAEVINPFLESARNVFEQLIQVSPSTGSLGVKNVEYIADHVWIVIGMTGQLSGNIVFGIQESVALKIVSAMMGGFVITEMDEMSKSAISELGNMISGNASTILSNQGVVVDITPPQVMNSEYLTSFSATKALSIPLLMDGIGEMDIQVMIS; encoded by the coding sequence GTGAAAGCGGAAGTGATTAATCCTTTCCTGGAATCGGCACGGAACGTATTCGAACAGCTCATCCAGGTTTCGCCTTCCACCGGGAGTCTTGGCGTGAAAAATGTAGAGTACATTGCAGACCATGTCTGGATCGTTATCGGAATGACCGGACAACTGAGCGGAAATATCGTGTTTGGAATACAAGAGTCGGTTGCATTGAAAATTGTTTCTGCCATGATGGGCGGCTTTGTCATTACAGAAATGGATGAGATGAGTAAAAGTGCTATTTCGGAACTTGGTAACATGATTAGCGGTAATGCAAGTACCATTTTGTCTAACCAGGGTGTTGTCGTAGATATCACACCTCCGCAAGTGATGAATTCTGAATATCTGACTTCATTTAGTGCAACGAAGGCACTAAGCATTCCCTTGTTGATGGATGGCATCGGGGAGATGGATATTCAGGTGATGATCTCGTAG
- a CDS encoding LysR family transcriptional regulator, translating to MNISQLETLITISKTMSFRKAGELLNLTQPAVSAQIKSLEDEFSTVLVDRNQPVTLTDRGQVFLEHAERMLDIVGELKQKLLDLDETPQGHIRLGTTTSIAIQILPRVLSYFQDQFPQIKTSIQSLPSSQIYTQVENGLVDIGIGYLTERNPNLNTSVLYYDTFELVVSPSHPLAKQKHAAVDVLRSTPLILLSPDTVGRRFTEGIFKKHDIEPNIVMELSSSEEVKRMVEINLGAAVISKQSVAHELRQGTLRMIPLSELEVSHPVGVIYKSSRYLNSAMQQFLSDLKGMPETQFISSE from the coding sequence ATGAATATCAGCCAATTGGAGACGCTGATTACGATCTCAAAAACGATGAGTTTCCGCAAAGCGGGAGAACTTCTGAACCTGACCCAGCCTGCTGTCTCAGCCCAGATCAAAAGTCTGGAGGATGAATTCAGCACTGTGCTGGTAGATCGCAACCAGCCCGTCACTCTCACCGATCGTGGACAGGTGTTTCTGGAACATGCCGAACGCATGCTGGACATCGTAGGTGAACTGAAACAAAAGCTTCTGGATCTCGATGAGACCCCTCAAGGGCATATCAGACTCGGTACAACCACATCCATTGCCATTCAGATTTTGCCACGGGTCTTGTCCTACTTCCAGGATCAATTCCCTCAGATCAAAACCAGTATCCAGTCCCTGCCCTCTTCACAGATTTATACCCAGGTCGAGAATGGTCTGGTCGACATTGGAATCGGTTATCTCACAGAGCGCAATCCAAACCTGAATACATCCGTGTTGTACTACGATACGTTCGAACTTGTGGTCTCCCCTTCCCATCCACTGGCGAAGCAAAAGCATGCTGCGGTGGATGTGCTGCGCAGCACCCCTCTGATTTTGCTCTCCCCGGATACAGTGGGACGGCGCTTTACGGAAGGTATTTTCAAGAAACATGACATCGAGCCCAATATCGTCATGGAGTTATCGAGCAGTGAAGAAGTAAAGCGGATGGTTGAGATCAATCTCGGAGCGGCCGTCATATCCAAACAATCCGTTGCGCATGAGTTGCGGCAAGGCACACTTCGCATGATTCCACTCAGTGAACTCGAAGTCAGTCACCCTGTCGGGGTCATTTACAAATCAAGTCGATATCTCAACTCGGCAATGCAGCAATTCCTTAGCGATCTCAAAGGCATGCCGGAAACACAGTTCATCAGTTCAGAATGA
- a CDS encoding histidinol-phosphatase, protein MKFDLHTHHFRCGHADGNIRDYIEAGIEAGLQAIGISDHTPYFGRDEEQAFPRIAMGKSELHHYVEEVLALKEQYAGKIDVLLGIESDYFPVHAELYRSTLGQYPFDYIIGSVHHTEDVSIFNKSRWNGLSDARKVEVKERYYALIRQSAQSGMFQILGHIDAMKGNYPPFSEIIADQAIDETLQVIAESNVAIEINTSGKTKLSGGWYPSDAILERAHHYGVKVTFGSDAHKPQRVADELDDVRTRLQEIGFTEWVYFKQKQMQIVPF, encoded by the coding sequence ATGAAATTCGATCTCCACACACATCATTTCCGCTGTGGTCATGCAGACGGCAATATTCGGGACTATATCGAAGCAGGGATTGAAGCAGGACTTCAGGCCATTGGTATCTCGGATCATACACCTTACTTTGGCCGTGACGAAGAGCAGGCTTTCCCCCGGATTGCGATGGGCAAGTCAGAATTGCATCATTACGTGGAAGAAGTATTGGCTTTGAAGGAACAATATGCGGGTAAAATTGACGTGCTGCTTGGCATCGAATCCGATTATTTCCCTGTCCATGCCGAATTGTATCGCAGTACACTGGGGCAATATCCTTTTGACTATATTATTGGTTCAGTTCATCATACGGAAGATGTCAGCATATTCAACAAATCCCGCTGGAATGGATTAAGTGATGCACGTAAGGTTGAAGTGAAAGAGCGTTACTATGCATTGATCCGGCAATCAGCCCAAAGCGGCATGTTCCAGATCCTCGGACATATTGATGCGATGAAAGGAAACTACCCTCCCTTCTCCGAGATTATCGCGGATCAAGCCATAGATGAAACATTGCAGGTCATTGCAGAATCAAACGTGGCTATCGAAATTAACACTTCGGGCAAAACCAAGCTCAGTGGTGGCTGGTATCCGTCCGATGCCATCCTGGAGCGTGCACATCATTACGGTGTGAAGGTGACCTTCGGATCGGATGCACACAAACCGCAGCGTGTTGCTGATGAACTGGATGACGTTCGTACACGTCTGCAAGAAATCGGTTTTACGGAATGGGTATATTTCAAACAAAAACAAATGCAGATTGTTCCGTTTTAA
- a CDS encoding GNAT family N-acetyltransferase: MLTRKMLGQGLPVLWTERLVLRPLRQSDYSTLSELFSDPQVIRYVNRGSQPTLIRARRLLNQIRSSSAKLDSLHYGICWKGSEQIMGITSFQHWNDQNGTAQIGYILDRSCWGKGVATEAVHRLIRFGFSELSLRKVEARCYEVNVSSERVLIKCGMCHERTLPSFVLNHEDGETSDTLLDVKVYSLDREQFSGSLQERRLQTLVSDKHE, encoded by the coding sequence ATGCTGACCCGAAAAATGCTGGGCCAAGGATTGCCTGTTTTATGGACAGAGCGCCTTGTTCTTCGACCATTACGTCAGAGTGATTACAGCACGTTATCGGAACTATTTTCAGATCCGCAGGTCATTCGTTATGTTAACAGGGGGAGTCAGCCAACACTAATCCGGGCTCGGCGACTATTGAATCAGATTCGCAGCAGCAGTGCCAAACTGGATTCATTGCATTACGGCATTTGCTGGAAAGGAAGTGAACAGATTATGGGTATTACTTCTTTCCAGCATTGGAACGATCAGAATGGTACTGCACAGATCGGCTACATTCTGGACAGATCCTGTTGGGGTAAAGGCGTTGCGACTGAAGCGGTACATCGATTGATTCGTTTTGGTTTTAGCGAGCTCAGTCTTCGGAAAGTGGAAGCCCGCTGTTACGAGGTAAACGTGTCTTCCGAACGAGTACTTATCAAATGCGGCATGTGCCATGAACGAACCCTGCCCTCGTTTGTTTTGAATCATGAGGATGGTGAGACGTCGGATACCCTGTTGGATGTTAAGGTGTATAGTCTGGACCGTGAACAGTTTAGTGGCTCCCTTCAGGAGAGGCGTCTTCAAACATTGGTATCCGACAAGCACGAGTAA